A window of the Salegentibacter mishustinae genome harbors these coding sequences:
- a CDS encoding methylmalonyl-CoA mutase family protein, with protein sequence MEQQKPYSPKNKIRIVTAASLFDGHDAAINIMRRIIQSTGVEVIHLGHDRSVDEVVNCAIQEDAQAIAMTSYQGGHTEYFKYMHDLLQEKNAGHIAIFGGGGGVILPEEIKELMDYGITRIYSPDDGREMGLQGMINDMVKRVDTETRDLVEEKSVAEDLKNKNVNTISRLISLAENKHDSFLKHFEPLREDTDKSEIPVLGITGTGGSGKSSLVDELVRRFLGDFPEKNIGIISVDPSKRKTGGALLGDRIRMNAINNKHVYMRSLATRQSNLALSKHVAEAVEVLKAAEFDLIILETSGIGQSDTEIMDHSDVALYVMTPEFGAATQLEKIDMLDFADLVAINKFDKRGAQDALRDVKKQYQRNHQLWHKDAEKLPVFGTIASQFNDPGMNTLYRQIMDKIAEKTKADLNSTFEISAEMSEKIFVIPPKRTRYLSEIAENNRSYDEKALNQAEVAQKLYGVFKTIESVSGLEMTNNQSKYLEKHGINQEEINEYAEDSQKDFLKLLFAEFDRVKMDLDPYNWEVIQSWQEKVNKYVEPVYSFKVRDKEIKIDTHTESLSHTQIPKVSLPKYKAWGDILKWCLQENVPGEFPYTAGLYPFKRQGEDPTRMFAGEGGPERTNRRFHYVSMGLPAKRLSTAFDSVTLYGNDPDERPDIYGKIGNSGVSICCLDDAKKLYSGFDLADAMTSVSMTINGPAPMLLGFFMNAAIDQQCEKYIKDNGLEDKVEAKYKELYDDRDLDRPVYRGELPEGNNGLGLMLLGLTGDQVLPAEVYEDIKEKTISVVRGTVQADILKEDQAQNTCIFSTEFALRLMGDVQEHFIKEKVRNFYSVSISGYHIAEAGANPITQLAFTLANGFTYVEYYLSRGMDINKFGPNLSFFFSNGIDPEYAVIGRVARKIWSKALKHKYGANPRAQMLKYHIQTSGRSLHAQEIDFNDIRTTLQALYAIYDNCNSLHTNAYDEAITTPTEASVRRAMAIQLIINKELGLAKNENPIQGSFIIEELTDLVEEAVLTEFDRITERGGVLGAMETMYQRGKIQEESLHYETLKHNGDYPIIGVNTFLSSTGSPTVTPGEVIRATEEEKQHQLKTLSTLHKAKEDSAEAALEKIKEASIKNENIFKELMEATKVCSLGQITQAMFEVGGQYRRNM encoded by the coding sequence ATGGAACAACAAAAGCCATATTCGCCTAAAAATAAAATAAGAATTGTTACCGCAGCTTCGCTTTTTGATGGGCACGATGCAGCAATTAATATAATGCGCCGCATTATTCAGTCTACAGGAGTTGAGGTAATTCATCTTGGTCACGACCGCAGTGTAGACGAGGTGGTGAATTGCGCTATACAGGAAGATGCGCAGGCTATCGCGATGACTTCCTATCAGGGAGGTCACACCGAGTATTTTAAATATATGCACGATCTGCTTCAGGAGAAAAACGCCGGTCATATCGCTATTTTTGGCGGTGGTGGTGGAGTAATTCTTCCTGAAGAAATCAAAGAATTGATGGACTACGGAATAACCAGAATTTACTCGCCAGACGATGGTCGTGAAATGGGGCTCCAGGGAATGATCAATGATATGGTGAAGCGGGTAGATACTGAAACTCGCGATTTGGTTGAAGAAAAATCTGTTGCTGAAGATTTAAAAAATAAGAATGTAAATACCATTTCAAGGCTAATTTCCCTTGCAGAAAATAAACACGATTCTTTTCTGAAGCATTTTGAACCTTTAAGAGAAGACACAGACAAAAGTGAAATTCCAGTTCTTGGAATTACGGGAACCGGTGGTTCAGGAAAATCCAGTTTGGTAGACGAATTAGTACGCCGGTTTTTAGGCGATTTTCCTGAGAAAAACATCGGGATTATTTCGGTAGATCCCTCTAAAAGAAAGACCGGCGGCGCTTTGTTGGGCGATAGAATTAGGATGAATGCCATAAACAACAAACACGTTTATATGCGTTCCCTGGCTACTCGCCAATCCAACCTGGCACTTTCTAAACACGTGGCTGAGGCTGTTGAAGTTTTAAAAGCTGCTGAATTCGACTTAATTATTCTGGAAACTTCCGGAATTGGACAGAGCGACACCGAAATTATGGATCACTCTGATGTTGCGCTATACGTGATGACGCCGGAATTTGGTGCGGCCACCCAGTTAGAGAAAATCGATATGCTTGATTTTGCCGATTTAGTAGCGATCAATAAATTCGATAAACGTGGGGCACAGGATGCTTTGCGTGATGTAAAAAAGCAGTATCAGCGAAATCACCAGTTATGGCATAAAGATGCTGAAAAATTACCTGTTTTTGGTACCATCGCATCTCAGTTTAACGATCCGGGAATGAACACCCTGTATCGTCAAATTATGGATAAGATTGCTGAAAAAACCAAAGCCGATCTTAATTCTACCTTTGAGATTTCAGCAGAAATGAGTGAAAAGATTTTCGTGATTCCACCAAAACGTACTCGTTATCTTTCAGAAATTGCTGAAAATAACAGAAGCTACGATGAGAAAGCTTTAAACCAGGCTGAGGTAGCTCAAAAGCTTTACGGCGTTTTTAAAACCATCGAGTCGGTTTCTGGTTTGGAAATGACAAACAATCAATCTAAATATTTAGAAAAACACGGAATTAATCAAGAGGAGATAAATGAGTATGCTGAAGATTCCCAAAAAGATTTTCTAAAACTACTTTTCGCAGAGTTTGATCGTGTAAAAATGGATTTAGATCCTTATAACTGGGAAGTGATACAGAGCTGGCAGGAGAAGGTGAATAAATATGTAGAACCTGTTTATTCCTTTAAGGTTCGTGATAAAGAGATAAAAATAGATACACATACCGAGTCGCTTTCACATACACAAATTCCAAAAGTTTCGCTTCCAAAATATAAAGCCTGGGGCGATATATTAAAATGGTGCCTTCAGGAAAATGTTCCGGGAGAATTTCCATATACCGCAGGTCTTTATCCGTTTAAAAGACAGGGCGAAGATCCAACAAGAATGTTTGCCGGTGAAGGTGGGCCAGAGCGTACCAACCGCCGATTTCATTATGTGAGTATGGGCTTACCCGCAAAAAGACTTTCTACCGCTTTCGATTCGGTAACGCTTTACGGAAATGATCCAGATGAACGTCCCGACATTTATGGAAAAATCGGAAATTCCGGGGTTTCTATTTGCTGTTTAGATGATGCTAAAAAGCTCTATTCCGGTTTTGATCTGGCAGACGCTATGACCTCGGTAAGTATGACGATAAATGGCCCGGCGCCTATGTTGCTTGGTTTCTTTATGAATGCCGCTATAGATCAGCAATGTGAGAAATACATTAAAGATAACGGACTTGAAGATAAAGTTGAAGCAAAATATAAAGAACTTTATGATGACCGAGATCTAGACCGTCCCGTTTATCGCGGTGAACTACCCGAAGGAAACAACGGACTTGGTTTGATGCTTTTAGGACTTACCGGAGACCAGGTTCTTCCGGCAGAGGTTTACGAAGACATCAAAGAAAAAACTATTAGCGTGGTTCGCGGAACCGTTCAGGCTGATATTTTAAAAGAAGACCAGGCGCAAAACACCTGTATTTTTTCTACCGAATTCGCTTTGCGTTTAATGGGAGATGTTCAGGAACATTTTATAAAAGAAAAAGTACGGAATTTTTATTCGGTTTCAATTTCCGGCTATCATATTGCTGAAGCAGGAGCAAACCCAATTACACAGTTAGCATTTACTTTGGCTAATGGTTTCACTTACGTGGAATATTATTTAAGCCGGGGAATGGATATTAATAAATTTGGTCCAAACCTTTCGTTCTTCTTTTCTAACGGAATTGATCCGGAATATGCAGTAATAGGAAGAGTGGCACGAAAAATTTGGTCTAAAGCACTGAAACATAAATATGGCGCAAATCCAAGGGCGCAAATGCTGAAATACCATATTCAAACTTCAGGTAGGTCGCTACACGCCCAGGAAATCGACTTTAACGATATTAGAACTACGCTTCAGGCACTTTACGCGATTTATGACAACTGTAATTCATTACATACCAATGCGTATGATGAAGCGATCACCACGCCAACCGAAGCTTCGGTAAGAAGAGCGATGGCTATTCAGTTAATTATCAATAAAGAACTGGGACTTGCGAAAAACGAGAATCCAATTCAGGGATCTTTCATTATCGAAGAACTAACCGATCTTGTAGAGGAAGCCGTTTTAACCGAATTCGATAGAATTACAGAAAGAGGTGGAGTTCTTGGTGCAATGGAAACAATGTATCAACGTGGAAAAATCCAGGAGGAAAGTCTGCATTATGAAACTCTAAAGCATAATGGGGATTATCCAATTATTGGGGTAAATACGTTCTTAAGTTCTACCGGTTCGCCAACGGTAACTCCGGGCGAAGTGATTAGAGCTACAGAAGAAGAGAAGCAGCACCAGCTTAAAACTTTGAGTACGCTTCACAAAGCCAAAGAAGATTCAGCTGAAGCAGCTTTAGAGAAAATTAAAGAGGCCTCAATTAAAAATGAGAATATTTTTAAAGAATTAATGGAAGCCACCAAAGTTTGTTCCCTTGGACAAATAACCCAGGCTATGTTTGAGGTTGGCGGACAGTATAGAAGAAATATGTAA